TTTACCCATGTATAACTGTCTGAGTAAAGGTAAGAATTGGAAGTGGAATAGAGTTTTTTGCCGTCTACAAGCATCACACGCATATAGGTTTCGGTGTCGTGTCCTCCTTTTGCCGTTACAAAGGTCACGGCGTAGTCGCTGTATCCGTCATTGTTCCAGTCATGGGCGACGATGTCGTGCATTGTTGTAACTCCAAGCGGCTCCGCCTTTTTCCAGCTGCCGTCTCCTTTAAAATTAAACTGATATGCAGGGTATATGTTGTCAATCAGAATCCTCTTAGGCATAGCAAGCTTGCCGGAGGTGCCCTGTTTATATATATCGAAACCAAGCTGGCTGTACATATCATCCTTCTTAACAATGAACGAGGTGACTATGATATTTTGGGGGACATTGTTAAAGCGTGTTATTCCGTAGAAATCAGGAGATATCTCCACAGATGACGGCACATATCCTTCCGTGGTGGCTAAAGCGAATGGAATTGCCGTGGGCAAGTAGTTAGACGAATCGTGACAGCCGTCATTTGTGTAATCGATGTTATCCGGAGAATTATAGTCATCATTCAGATTTTTTCCTTCCACAACCTTTTCTTTTGTGCCCATCATGGTTTTTACATTAGTTTT
This DNA window, taken from Cloacibacillus sp., encodes the following:
- a CDS encoding VCBS repeat-containing protein produces the protein KTNVKTMMGTKEKVVEGKNLNDDYNSPDNIDYTNDGCHDSSNYLPTAIPFALATTEGYVPSSVEISPDFYGITRFNNVPQNIIVTSFIVKKDDMYSQLGFDIYKQGTSGKLAMPKRILIDNIYPAYQFNFKGDGSWKKAEPLGVTTMHDIVAHDWNNDGYSDYAVTFVTAKGGHDTETYMRVMLVDGKKLYSTSNSYLYSDSYTWVNGSEGTKINAGGSIVGGLTAIKPTTSIRMVKGDFDGDGTPELAAFFTAIEGSAADVSRPAKLAVYKIEDPANSSVFTTSTMFSTDHGGSLKANDITGIAAGDIDGDGLDEIAALYTESSASGTTARAKLSILKYNATKKTFDFIVKSSEITLTY